In Streptomyces sp. 840.1, one DNA window encodes the following:
- a CDS encoding HEAT repeat domain-containing protein, which produces MDRTESLIDQFRALPAESDEKRALVTELRDVLADRPDHPAAMAFLAALTEDTEEYELARIEATTALRLWPPTDDTHRQRATRALLAVMRGPDEDLVRQYAAMALGPYADDPEVHDAMAAAVLFDEDPLVRDNALAALSHAGPSEGRAEVLHRLADDRALGREAARILTAWGGEPAL; this is translated from the coding sequence ATGGACCGGACAGAGAGCCTCATCGATCAGTTCCGCGCGCTGCCCGCCGAGAGCGACGAGAAGCGTGCACTCGTCACCGAACTGCGGGACGTACTCGCGGACCGGCCCGACCACCCGGCGGCCATGGCGTTCCTCGCCGCACTGACCGAGGACACCGAGGAGTACGAGCTCGCCCGGATCGAGGCCACGACGGCCCTGCGGCTGTGGCCGCCCACGGACGACACCCACCGGCAGCGGGCCACCCGTGCGCTGCTGGCCGTGATGCGCGGGCCCGACGAGGACCTGGTGAGGCAGTACGCGGCCATGGCGCTCGGCCCCTACGCGGACGACCCGGAGGTCCACGACGCGATGGCGGCCGCCGTCCTCTTCGACGAGGACCCGCTCGTCCGGGACAACGCCCTGGCCGCGCTCAGCCACGCGGGCCCGAGCGAGGGCCGCGCCGAGGTGCTGCACCGGCTGGCCGACGACCGGGCGCTGGGCCGGGAGGCGGCCCGTATCCTCACGGCCTGGGGCGGCGAACCGGCGCTCTGA